In Aerococcaceae bacterium zg-252, the genomic window ACGATTTCAGATGTATTTTTATCTAATAATTTCTCGCCACCAGCCTCTAAAATAATATCATTCGGTTGCAAACCGGCTCGTTCAGCCGGTGTATCAGCAATCGCACTAATAATCACCACTTGACCATTCTGCTGCGTAAATTGCACCCCAATACCAGAAAATGACCCCTCAATCGATTCGTCAAAAGCATCTGCTTTTTCAGCGTCTAAATATTCAGAATAAGGGTCGCCTAATGATGACACCATTCCCTCTAATGCACCTTGCAGTAAACGTTCTTTATCAATATCTTCAATGTAATTATCGATAATCGAATTATAGACATCAACAATTTTTTTAATATCCTTATCTTCTAATGGCGATTCAACGACAGGCTCCGTATTTTGTTGAGTCGTCTGTTCTGTTTCCGTAGTCGTTTCTTGTGCAAACAATGACGGTGCATAAGACAATACCACTGCTGAACATAGCAAGGTACCAAAAATACGTTTCATATCTTTCATGTTATCCCCTTCTTATTTCTGTAATTGAACAGCAGTTTCTAATGCAATTTCCATCATTTGTGTAAAGGTTTGTTCACGTTCTTGTGCTGTTGTTTCTTCTCCTGTTAATAAATGGTCACTAATCGTACACATTGCTAAGGCACGACGATTATGTTTAGCTGCAACCGCATAGATACCAGCAGCTTCCATTTCAACGGCTAACACACCGTAGCGAGCTAATTTTGCTTTGTCCATTTCTTCATTGTAAAAACGATCGCTCGATAAAATATTACCTACATGAATCCCTTCAATATTAACTTCTTTAGCAATATGATACGCCGTATCTAATACATCAAATGACGCAATCGCTGAATAATGTACTTGACCGTCAAAAATATGATGTAATGCACTTGAATCAGTTGTAGCACCCATACCAAAGACAATATCACGCACTTTTACTTCTTCTTTCATACCACCAGCTGAACCGATACGAATAATCGTGTCGACATCAAATTCCTGATACAATTCTTCAGCATAAATCATAGCGGACGGCATTCCCATACCTGAACCTTGAACTGAAATACGAACGCCTTTATACGTTCCAGTAAAACCAAACATATTACGAACTGTATTATATTGAACCACATCTTCTAAAAATGTTTCAGCAATAAATTTTGCACGCAATGGGTCTCCTGGAAATAAAACAACTTTCGCAATATCACCTTTATTTGCATTAATATGTACACTCATGTTAAAACTCCTTATTATTATTCATCTATAAATAAGATTTTTAGCCACTTCTTTTCCGCATAAAAAAATCTCATTATGATTATCATACCACAGTAAGTAGCAAAAAGTCATTAAACTAATAACAAGCCTATATGACGATACCGTTACAAATTTTTTCAGCTGCGACTAATTCTTTTTTAACTAAAAAATGCTGACTGAACTCCCCAAAATACCAACAAGTAGCAGCATTCCGTTAACAGTCAACATTTAATTTTATCTAATTCACTCGCTCAGTAAAGTCATGAATAATCGACGTTAATTCATCGTCTGTACATCCTTTGACCATGAATGTCCAATGCCCTTGTAAACTTGAAAAGGCTTCTGGATTATCGTATCGAGCTACAATATATTGCCCAAAACGCTCATATAAAGTAGCTTCATCATAACGATAATGTACACCTGCACGACGTGTAATCGCTGCAGTCGCTACCTTATCTTCTTTTTGAGTCACCGTTTCCCCAGCAACCAATCCAGCATAGTCAGCATATAAATTAGTATCATACGCTAAACTGTATAAATCCATTGAAAATGAACCAGGTGGGCGATTATTATACTCAATGGTAATATATTCTTGCTCACCTGTACAGAAAAATTCAATATGGAAAAATCGTTCTTTCATACCAATCTCTTTAATAATCTTTTGCGAAATTTTTCTTAATACAGGGTCAATCTCTTTCGTTACATAGTAAGAAATATCTACCGTTTGCGATAATAATTCAATTGGTGTGTAGGTATATTCAAAACCTGTTTCAAATACAATATTGCCCTCTTTATCCAATAGACCGTCATATGTCACAATCGGAGCATCATCGACAAATTCTTCAAAGAAATAATCTGTATGTCCGTCCCAGTTTTGTTTAAATATTTCAACATCTTCTGCTGTTTTTAAGGCATAAGTAGCAGCAGCCCCCACTCCAATATCAGGCTTAGCGATTAATGGCAAGCCTAATTGTTTCACCACTCGCTCAACATCTTCGCTATTTGATACTACTTCACCGGATACAACTGGTGCACCAGCTGCGATAAATTTCTTCTTCATTTCTGATTTACGTTTAGTAAAATTCAATTCAGACGGCTTCACGCCTGGTACATTGAACTGCTCACGTAATTCAGCATCCATATTTAACCAATACTCATTTTGTGATTCAATGCGTTCAATCGGCCCATGCTTATAAAAAAGAAAAGCAACTGCACGTTTCACTTCATCAATATCTTCTAAATTATTAACACGGAAATACTCTGTTAATGCTCCTTGCAATTCACTACCCAACTGGTCATAAGGTTCTTGACCAATTCCTAATACATTGATACCTTTGTTTTTTAACTCAATTGAAAATTTTTGAAAATTATACGGATAATAAGGTGAAATCACAATATAGTTCATACAACTTTCCTCCTAACCAAATAAATGTCCCATATAATACGGCATTTGCTCACGCCACCAAACCCAATCATGTGCAACATCATGCCCCCATTCATCGAACCAAGCTGGAATATTTTTTTGTTCAAATGCTTGTTTCAACGAATAAAATGACGGCAATCCGTCCTGCTCCCATGCTCCTAGACCAGTACACACAATAATATCACCATTACGATAATGATTGATAAACCACTCATCATGTTGATTCCAAATGTAGTCGCTCGGTGAGTTTTGATAAACAAGTGGGTCATTACCATAATCACCTGTAAAGAAACTAGCATTATACACACCAGATAATGCTACAACCTTTTGAAACACATCGGGGTGCTGTAAATAAAAATTAAGTGCATGGTATGCTCCCATACTACAACCAGTTGTCATCATCGGGTCAAACCACCCTGTACGATGTTTAATAAAAGGAATTGCCTCTTCGATAACATAACGTTCATAATCAACATGGCGACGTGCCATATCATGTGCCGACTTTCCTTTTGCTTCCCATGTTTCAGCATCAGCACTTGAAAGGGTAAAAAATTGTACTCTCCCTGCTTCAATCCAATATCGACACGCTTCAATCATACCGAAGTCTGCATATTCAAAATGCGATCCACCCGATGACGGGAAAACAACAATCGGCATTCCAGAATGCCCATAACGATTCAATGACATCTCACGACCAAGATGTCCACTATAATGACTTAAAAATTCTACTTGCATCAGTACCTCCTGTTATTTGTTATTTACCATTTTTCACTTAATAAGCGAAAACAATTTAACATTTCATTTGCCCATGCTTCTTCCGTATGAAACGCATCGGCAACAATGCGTAATTGCAGATGCTCTAATGGAATGCCCGCTTTAATTAATTGTTGATAATACAATACCGAAGTATCTATGTATGCCTGCTTAATATTGCCTGCCATTAAGGTCGAATCTGTCTCATCGCCCTCTTGTGTTCCGACATAGATAAACACTCGTTGGTCAGGATTAAGTGGTTTTCGTTCGATTAAACGATTAAACGATTGCTGATTCAAAAAATTAGCCGATGAAAAAACACCTAAACCACCGATACTATCTTGATATTGAATCCCACAAAATTGAGTAATATTCCCCCCAAGAGAACTACCTACCATTGCCGTATGTGCTTTATCCGATTTCGTACGATAGTTAGCGTCAATAAAAGGTTTGACGACATTCATGACAAATTCTGCATATTCGACACCTTTACCACCAATACGGCTTTGTAAAATGCCCATTCCCTCAAACCACCAAGGAGCATATTCATTCATACGATTCTCATCGTCATTATCAATCGCAACGATAATCATCTTAGGTAAATCAGGATTTTTTTTAATTGTATGCACGACTTTCCAAGAATATCCACTAAAGGATTCTCTACTATGAAAGACATTTTGTCCATCATGAAAATAAACGACTGGATATGATACCTCTTCATTATGATAATCTTTCGGTAAAAGAATACGAACTCGCCGTTCTTTGTTCAGATACGGAACTAATAAATGATGTGTTTTCATTTCTAAATAATAATAGTTCTTATTCATTTTTCATCTCCCTCTCATTTTTTGTTATTCTAACATGTTTCGATACTTTTTGGAAAGCCTTTTATTAAAAATATTCTGCATTAGTAAAACATCGTTCGAATTTTTGACAATATAATGTAGATAAACTAACATTGTGCGAACTTAAAATCATTGGATAACCGTACAAACTTAGCTAAGACTGTCAAAACAAAAAGCGAGAACTCACTTATTCTCGCCTTGAACATTATTCAACTTAATCCATATCCCATTGATATTTCGACCAAGCCTCATCAAAAATACTCACTAATTTCGTATAATGACTGCTTGACTCTAAATAATCGGATATTTTGTCAAAATCAGTTGTATGTTTTGGAAA contains:
- a CDS encoding esterase family protein produces the protein MQVEFLSHYSGHLGREMSLNRYGHSGMPIVVFPSSGGSHFEYADFGMIEACRYWIEAGRVQFFTLSSADAETWEAKGKSAHDMARRHVDYERYVIEEAIPFIKHRTGWFDPMMTTGCSMGAYHALNFYLQHPDVFQKVVALSGVYNASFFTGDYGNDPLVYQNSPSDYIWNQHDEWFINHYRNGDIIVCTGLGAWEQDGLPSFYSLKQAFEQKNIPAWFDEWGHDVAHDWVWWREQMPYYMGHLFG
- the deoD gene encoding purine-nucleoside phosphorylase translates to MSVHINANKGDIAKVVLFPGDPLRAKFIAETFLEDVVQYNTVRNMFGFTGTYKGVRISVQGSGMGMPSAMIYAEELYQEFDVDTIIRIGSAGGMKEEVKVRDIVFGMGATTDSSALHHIFDGQVHYSAIASFDVLDTAYHIAKEVNIEGIHVGNILSSDRFYNEEMDKAKLARYGVLAVEMEAAGIYAVAAKHNRRALAMCTISDHLLTGEETTAQEREQTFTQMMEIALETAVQLQK
- a CDS encoding sterile alpha motif-like domain-containing protein, whose product is MGLTFYQYIQKFTDYDANDPMSRLANAIHQDHAFPKHTTDFDKISDYLESSSHYTKLVSIFDEAWSKYQWDMD
- a CDS encoding carbamoyl phosphate synthase large subunit, whose amino-acid sequence is MNYIVISPYYPYNFQKFSIELKNKGINVLGIGQEPYDQLGSELQGALTEYFRVNNLEDIDEVKRAVAFLFYKHGPIERIESQNEYWLNMDAELREQFNVPGVKPSELNFTKRKSEMKKKFIAAGAPVVSGEVVSNSEDVERVVKQLGLPLIAKPDIGVGAAATYALKTAEDVEIFKQNWDGHTDYFFEEFVDDAPIVTYDGLLDKEGNIVFETGFEYTYTPIELLSQTVDISYYVTKEIDPVLRKISQKIIKEIGMKERFFHIEFFCTGEQEYITIEYNNRPPGSFSMDLYSLAYDTNLYADYAGLVAGETVTQKEDKVATAAITRRAGVHYRYDEATLYERFGQYIVARYDNPEAFSSLQGHWTFMVKGCTDDELTSIIHDFTERVN
- a CDS encoding alpha/beta hydrolase, with amino-acid sequence MNKNYYYLEMKTHHLLVPYLNKERRVRILLPKDYHNEEVSYPVVYFHDGQNVFHSRESFSGYSWKVVHTIKKNPDLPKMIIVAIDNDDENRMNEYAPWWFEGMGILQSRIGGKGVEYAEFVMNVVKPFIDANYRTKSDKAHTAMVGSSLGGNITQFCGIQYQDSIGGLGVFSSANFLNQQSFNRLIERKPLNPDQRVFIYVGTQEGDETDSTLMAGNIKQAYIDTSVLYYQQLIKAGIPLEHLQLRIVADAFHTEEAWANEMLNCFRLLSEKW